Within Desulfobacterales bacterium, the genomic segment AAACGATGTGAGGTGACTTCAGTGCTGGAAAAAATTCAAAAAAGAGACGGAAGAGTAGTCGATTTCGATGCATCTAAAATCACAGCGGCAATTACCAAAGCCGGAAACGCAACCAGTGAATTTGGCGACAAAGAAGCCAAAAAACTCACCTTGCGCGTCTTGACGCTGGCGCACGAGCTACAATTGGATCCGGATCCTGAAGTGGAGGAGATTCAGGACATTGTTGAAGCGGTTCTGCTGGATTCACCCTTCTTTAAAACAGCCAAAGCCTACATCTTATACCGAGAGCAACATGCCCAGATCAGACAGATCACCACCAAGGCCAATGTCGATCTGGTCAATCATTATATTCAGAAACTGGATTGGAAAATCAAAGAAAACAGCAATATGTGCTATTCGCTGCAAGGCCTCAACAATTACATCTCTTCAGAGGTAACATCTGAATACTGGCTCAACAGCATTTATCCGCCTGAAATCCGGCAAGCCCATAAAAATGGTGATCTTCATATTCACGATTTGAATTTATTGTCGGTGTATTGTGTTGGTTGGGATTTGCAGGATTTGCTGCGCGAGGGTTTCAAGGGGGTTGAAGGCAAGGTCGAGAGTGCGCCGCCCAAGCATCTGCGCTCTGCCTTGGGTCAGATTGTAAATTTTTTCTATACCTTACAGGGTGAAGCCGCCGGTGCGCAGGCCATTTCCAATTTCGACACGCTTTTGGCACCGTTTGTCCGCTACGACGGTTTGGATTATGACGAGGTCAAGCAGGCCTTGCAGGAGTTTATATTTAACATCAATATTCCGACCAGGGTGGGGTTCCAGACGCCCTTTACCAATATTACCTTGGATTTGAATGTTTCACCGCTTTTAAAAGATCAACCAGTGATCATTGGCGGAATCGAACAGGCCCAAACCTATGGCGAATTTCAGCCTGAAATGGACCTCATCAACAAGGCTTTTGCCGAAGTCATGATGGATGGCGACGCCAAAGGGAGGGTGTTTACATTTCCGATACCCACTTACAACATTACGGCTGATTTTGACTGGAACAACCCCAATCTGGATATGGTCTGGAAAATGACCGGGAAATACGGGATCCCTTATTTTTCTAATTTTGTAAACTCCGATATGGCGCCTGAAGATGCCCGCTCTATGTGCTGCCGACTGCGGCTGGATAACCGCGAGTTGCTCAAACGCGGTGGTGGGCTTTTTGGTGCCAATCCCCTGACCGGATCCATTGGTGTGGTGACAATCAACCTCCCGCGAATCGGTTTTGCCAGCCAGAGCCGAGGTGAATTCTTCAAAATGCTTAAAGAAAAGGTCCAACTGGCCGCCGAAAGCCTCTCGATCAAACGTAAGGTTTTGGAGCTTTTCACCGACAAAAACCTGTATCCGTACTCACGGTTTTATTTGCGTCATATCAAAGAGGGCGCAGGTCTGTACTGGAAAAATCACTTCTCCACCATCGGCATTATTGGAATGAATGAAGCCTGTCTGAATTTTTTGGGTGAAGACATCAGTGCCGAAGCAGGCCAGCAGTTTTCTCTGGAAGTGATGGATTATTTGCGCGATCTAATGTCTCAAATACAGGAAGAATCCGGCGACATTTTCAATCTGGAGGCCACACCGGCCGAGGGCACGTCTTACCGCCTGTGCATGCTGGATAAAAAGGCGTTTCCTGGTATTGTCTGCGCCAATGAGGACGACTTCCGCAACGGTGCGGCGCCTTATTATACCAACTCCAGCCAGCTGCCGGTCAATTACAGTGAGGACATATTTCAAACCCTGGAATTGCAGGATCATCTCCAGGCCAAATATACCGGCGGAACAGTTCTGCATATATTCCTGGGCGAACATGTCAGTGACATCGAAACTATCAAAAATTTGATCAGAAAAGTTACGGACAATTATCGACTGCCGTATTTTACCTTGACACCAACTTTTAGTGTCTGCCCCTCTCACGGATATATCAACGGCGAGCAGCCGGCATGTTCGGTGTGTGATCAGGAAACGGAGGTTTATTCCCGGGTAGTCGGATATTTGAGACCCGTAAAGCAATGGAATAACGGCAAACAGGCTGAATACAGCGACCGCAAGGTGTATAAAGTTGCTTAGGTTTAAAGGTTCAAGGTTCCGGGTTCAGGGTTGGAGAGTGTTTGCAGATTGTTTTTAATTTTAATTCTACAGCTTTTTTCATTACTTAACCTCTGAACCTTTGAACGCAGAACCTTTGAACCTGGTGACTCAAACCTGATAACTATCATAAGGATTATCAATACGATGTTTATAGGTGGCTTACTAAAGAATACCCTGATTGACTATCCCGGCAAGCTCAGCTGCGGCATATTTTTATCGGGCTGCAACTTTGACTGCCCTTATTGTCATAATCCGGATTTGGTCAGCGGTTGCTCCCGACGCGAGTCTGAATTTGATCCGGGCAGCGTATTGCGTTTTATTGAAACCCGTAAGGGATTTTTAGACGGCGTTGTTATTTCAGGCGGTGAGCCGACCTTGCAGACAGACCTTTATGATTTATGCCGCCAGATCAAAAAAATGGGATATCCGGTGAAACTGGATACCAACGGCAGCCGCCCACAGGTGATCGAGCGGTTAATTGCAGATGGACTGGTGGATTACATCGCCATGGATCTGAAGACCGATCCAGTCCAATACGCCACCTATATTCAAACCAGCTGCAATGTCAACGCCATTCTTGCGAGCATCGAGATCATCATGGATTCAGCAGTGGCCTATGAATTCAGGACGACCTGCGTCAAACCCATTGTAACCGAACCAATCATCGAAAACATCTGTCGCCTGATTAAAGGCGCCCGCCTCTATGCGCTGCAGCGATTTCACGAAAGTGAAATGCTGCATCCTGAATTTTTTAAAGAAATTAATTATGAATATAGCGATCAGGAACTTGAGCAGCTTAAAGCGGTCGCTGCGCCGCATGTTAAGCGGTGTATTTTACGACCCTAATTGAGCGTTCCAACTTTTAAAACAGACTAATAATTTTTCAAGGAATTCTGTCGATTTATAGTTTTAAATTTTGAAACCCTTCGGGCTTGCCGATCTCACCGCATCTACTGTGTTAGATGCCGTTCCGCATAGTACACTATAGCGAAACGGCATCTGCCGTGTAGCTGCGGCAACCTCGACAAGCGCTCAATTAGCGTATCGTTATAATATACAGAGGTGCTAATTAACAGCCTGATTTATCTTAATATAAATCTCAACTGAAGAAGCGCCCATAAGCAATCAGACCCCAGATGACAACCGCTGTCAGCTGGCTGACGGCTGCCGCTGCTGAGCCCAGATCTTTTGCCTGCTTGGATAAAATGTGATGATCCGTGCTAATGCGGTTGACGACATTTTCCACTGCCGAATTTAGCAATTCGGTAATCAGGACCAGCATGCTGGAGCCGATCAGCAGCGCCCATTCCACCATCGTCTGACCCATCCAGATGCCGATAGGCAGAAATACCGCAATGACCACCGTTTCAATCCGGAACGCCTTTTCCTGGGTCCATGCGATTTTAAACCCGTCCCATGAGTAAAGGACAGCCTTTAAAATGTGGCCGACGGCCGTTTCTTCTCCGTTTTTCATTAACATATCCTTTTTGTTTCGCCAGCCTGCGCTATTGTTTTGATTATCAATCTATTCTTGACAGTACCTCCAGTAAATAAGATTACCCGAAAGTGACGCCTGAGGCAAACCAAACGATTTCGGTACAAGGTGACGGCAGATGAGGCTTTAAAAATTCTTGTCATCGGCAGCCGTTTTATGTTAGGGGGATACGTCCACATTTTGATGCCTGGCAGATGGCGCTCACAGCCAGAATCACACTTGACATCTGTCGCCATCTGATTGTTGATCATCCCAAATCGCAAGCGGCGGTTCAGGGTTTTCTTTAATGGAGGTTAAATCAATGCTAAGCGGTAAAAATCTATCGATTATTGGCTTCGTGGTTGTGGTTTTTATTATTCTGCAGGGGTTATTGATTGCTGTTGGTAAAACAGAAAGCCCTGCAACGGCAGCGGTTGATTTCGCCCAAGCCTATTTCATGTTGGACGGCCCTTCGATGTCGGAACGTCTGTGCAGTGAGATGGCGGAGGATGAAGAGCTCAATATTGTGAATACGTATTTGAATTCAGTAGCTGACCGGGCCAGGTTACTGGGATTTTCTAAGAGTTACATGCAAAACCAGTTGTCGCATGTCGCCACTGAAATCCAAATGGTCGATGAAAATAATGCCGAGGTCAGAATTACCGGAGAGCGGTTTAGATCCATTAATCCTGTTTTTACCCTAATTGGGCGACTGTTTTTTCTCATGGAATCGCATGATGTTGATGAGACCCTGTCGCTGGTCAGAGAAGATGGCCGCTGGAAGGTGTGCGGTAGACCCTTTTCACTGTCGGAAATATAGGGTCCCATAATCTGAACGATTCGTTACTTTTGAACACCCATTTTTTTCATTCGCAACCTTGTTTTCTAAAACTGGAGTAATGGAGCTATAATAATTTGGATTTTAGATTTTAGATTTAAAAAACAGACTATTCTGATACGAATTATTTCCTTACCATCCCAAATCCGCAATCCAAAATCCAAGATCAAAACAGCTCCACTACTCCAATACGCCACCACTCCAAGAATACGCATATATATGCAACCCATTTATCATCAAATTCGTCAGCGCGCCCGCCAAATCATCTTGCGTCATCCCACTCCGGTTTTTTATCATGAGCATTCTGAGGCTGATGAGGCCTCCAAGCGTTACTTTGATAGCAGCCGTGATATCAAAAAACTGTTGGCATTTCTTGCCGGAACCCTGGAAAATGATTTCGGACACGGCCTGATGCATGCCGTCAAGGTTTCGCATGATGCCGGCGCCTTAATGGTCATCGAAGCCGGGCAAAAAGGATTTGATGAAGATCCGCTTTCACGCCTGGTCTGTTTGGCCCACACCGCCGGCTTGCTGCATGACGTTAAACGCAAGCAAAAGGATCATTCCACCCACGCCGCCGAACATGCAAGGAAACTGCTAAAACAATATGCGTATTCCACTGAAGAGATCGACAAAATCTCGGCTGCCATTCAAAATCATGAGGCCTTTAAAGAGCCGATAGATGCCACCTCACCCGAAGGCGAGCTGCTTTCAAACTGTTTGTATGACGCGGACAAATTTCGCTGGGGTCCGGATAATTTTCACGACACCCTCTGGGACATGGTCTCTTATTTTAATCCACCGCTAACCAAATTTATGGAAGGCTACCCCCAGGGTATGGAAAAAATCAGGAGTATTAAAACCACCTTCAGAACGACCACCGGCCAAAAATATGGGCCGCAATTCATTGATCTGGGCCTGGCCATCGGAGAAGAGCTTTATGAAGTGATTCAAACGGAGTTCTCCTCATATCTGTAATCTAAATCTTGCATGAAAATTAATGCGAAGTTAAGATTGATTTGCAATATTCATCAATTTGTGGATTTGAATAGTTTGTTACTATTAAGATAACATCACTACTTCTCATTAATTTTTATTTAAAATTCAGTTTGAAGGAGGTTCCCATGACAGCCTCAACTTGGCCGGCACCCAACTGGCCGGAGGGCGTCCCGCATGAAATTTCAGGATACGAAAAACCTCTGTTTTCTGTTTTAGATGAATCTGCCGACAAATACCCGGATCAGGTATACACGATTTTCAATGACGCCACCCGTACCTTTGCCCAGGTCCAAGACACGGCCGATCGCATCGCCCATTTTTTGACCTCTCGCGGTATCCAAAAAGGCGACCGCGTGGCCATTTTCCTGCCTAATTTGCCCCATTACCCGGCCATATTCTTCGGGATCTTAAAGGCCGGCGCTGTCTGTGTCACCTGCAATCCCCTGTATGCCGCCAATGAGCTAAATTATCAGCTAAAGGATGCCGGTGCAAAGGTGGTCTTTTGCATGGATCACCCCCGGTTTTATCCGACCACCGTTGAAGCCATTGAGGGCACCGAGGTGGAAACGGTGGTATTATGCGGGGTTAAATCATACCTGCCGCCCATTAAAGCACTGATCGGCGGGCTTTTGGGAAAAATTCCCAAGGCCGGAAATTACCAGAGTGGCCATCTTTTTTTTGATGATGTGGTTGCCGGCGCCCAACCGCAGCCACCGGCCATTGACATTAATCCCGCCGAGGATCTGGCTCTGATCATCTACACCGGGGGGACCACCGGCGTTCCCAAAGGCGCCGCTCTGGTGCATACCAACTTTACCTCCAATCTGATGGCCCTGGATGAATGGGCCCGCTTTGTGCACGAACCGGGGAAGACGCCTGAAAAGGTTCGGCACGGCGGCTTCCATACGGTTCTGGGCGTGTTGCCGTGGTATCATGTTTTTGGCCTGACGGTTGCCATGTTGTATGCCTGCTACATTGGCGGTGCGCTGATATGCGTGCCGGATCCCCGGGCCGGCAAACCGCCTTTTACGGAGGTTCTCAAAGCCGTACAGAAATACAAACCGACCATCATGCCGGCGGTTCCAACGGTCTTTGTGGCATTTACCAATCATACCCTGCTTGAAAAATATGATCTATCCTCATTTGTCGGCTGCTTCTCCGGCGGGGCGCCGCTGCCGCCGGAGGTCTGCAAACAGTTTGAGGAAAAAACTGGGGCCATTATTTTTGAAGGGTACGGTTTGAGTGAAACAGCTCCGGTGGCCACCGCCAACCCCACCAACAAAGAGGGCCGTAAAATCGGTTCCATCGGCTTTCCGATGCCCAGCACCGACATCAAAATTTTGGATATTGACACGGCAACACAGGAGTTGCCGCAGGGCGAGGATGGTGAAATCGCCATCTGCGGTCCCCAGGTCATGCAGGGCTATTGGAATAGGACCGAAGAAACCAAAAAAGTCTTTCGTGAAATTGACGGCAAGCGCTATTTTTTAACCGGCGACATCGGTCATATTGACGAAGATGGCTATATCCTGGTGACCGACCGCAAAAAAGATTTAATTATCGTTGGCGGATTTAACGTCTACCCCCGCGATGTTGAAGATGTTTTGTTTCAGCATCCCAAAGTGGAATTGGCCGCGGTGATCGGCGCGCCGGATGAAACGAGCGGGGAGACGGTTAAAGCCTATATTCAATTAAAACCGGGTCAAACAGCCACCGAAGATGAAATCCTGGCTTTCAGTAAAGAAAAGATGGCCGGCTACAAGCGGCCCAAACAAGTGGAATTTCGCCAAAACCTGCCGGTTTCCAATGTGGGCAAGGTCCTGCGGCGGGTTTTGAGAGAAGAGGAGTCAAAAAAGTCTTAGATACTGAATTCTCTTGAAAATTTAGGCGAGTAGGGTGGTTTAGGCTGGAAATTATCTCGCGCAAAGACGCAAAGTATTTTATAAAAAAGCGATTATTTGCTGGTGATTTTTTGCCACTTATGCTGTAACGCAACCTCAGCAAGTGATATCGGTGCTTTTTATAAATCGAAGCCAGAAAGAAAATGAATCGTAAAGAAAACGATGGTTGGAAAAATAAAAAAATGGATTGTTGATCATCCGTATTTTTTAACCACTGCGGTTTTTTTGGTCATTGTATACCTGGGCTGGCGGTTTTTGTACTGGCGGGAGGAAACCTTTGGCTTCATTCTGTTACTTTATTTTATTGTCACCCTGGGTATCCGCCTGGACGACATTTCCCGTAAAATCGGATCTCGCGCTGCTAGTATAGCCAATAATCCCACTGGCAATGCTTCCATGATGCAACAGTTAAACGATATCAAGCGGCTGTTGCTGAGCATCAATTCAACCTTGAACAAAATTCTCGAAAAAACTGAAAAAAAAGATTTTTAGTCTGAACCGCTTTTAAAGCTATCAAATCTCACCAACCCATTTCTACCTCATAAGATAATTCTATTGACAACCACTCGTCACCTCAATTATAAAACACCCAAGGTGCATTTGCTTAATAGGGAATCCCGTTAAAATCGGGAGTGGTCCCGCCGCTGTAATCGGGGACGAATTCTGCATTCAGCCACTGTCTGGTTGAAACCAGACGGGAAGGCGCAGATAGTAGACTGATCCGAGAGCCAGAAGACCTGCCTTGTTGAATTGCCATCGACCTGCGGAAGACAGGGATAGCGCATCATATAAAAAGGGTTAAGAAAACTGGGTGCAGCCCTTCAAGCATTGTCGCTTGAAGGGCTTTTTTATTTGCAAATTGAATACCGGTTAATGCGCAAAAAAGGCACCCATTGCGGGCAAGGAAGGGACAATCTTGGCAGGGGTTTCCCTTCTTTGTCCAATCAACTTACAGGCATGAGGCCTAAAATTTTCTCTGAACAAAAGAAACCGGAAAAGACGGTGAGGGAAAAATGAAAAACAGGCCCAATTCCGATCACAACGGAATAAGGAAAAAAGACCACGCTGGCACACCATCAATGAAAATGAATAACAGCCGTGTACTGTATCTGCCTTCGGACACCGGTTTTACGCAAAAGCGGAATGGGGAGCGGATTCACTATTTTGGGTTAACCGCAACAATCCCTGTGGACAGCTACCCCTTTAACATATTCGAACACGAAATTCCTCTGGCCGATCTATTCACCGTGCTCAAAGATCATTCAGGCGATTTCATCCCGCTCAAAGATGGCATCATCGAGCGCTACGAAATGCAGGATATTCGTTCACGGGATGTGCAGGTGATGTACCGTGTGCCCTACGTTCGCTATCCCTAAATTGATTATCATTGGAAATTTAATGAGAAATCGTCAAACTGAAAGGAGGTGTCTGAAACCCTTACAATAATGTGAATTCTGTGGTTTTTAGTAGGGAATTTATTTCTATCCGGACGCGATATAAATTCGCATTCTAAAACAGGGAGGAGAACTACATGTTTGCTAACAAATTAGGATTTTATTTATGTTTAACTGTTTTATCAGCGCTGCTTATTTTCCAACCCAATGCCTTCGGCTACGACGTGACCGACCAATTTTCTGTCGGCGGTGTTTTGGCCGGCAACTGGCAGTTTCTGCAGGGCGATGAAGACGCCGATGGAGAAGACGTTGACGACGGTCCCAAAGCCTCAGTGGCCTTTCAGCCGGAAATGAGCTTTCGGCCCTATGACAACGGCGAGTTGTTTACCAAGTTCGGTTTTTCGGCCAACAACGGGCTGAACGTTAAATCCCCTTTTCAGCTGGCCACCTGGGCCG encodes:
- a CDS encoding ribonucleoside triphosphate reductase, giving the protein MLEKIQKRDGRVVDFDASKITAAITKAGNATSEFGDKEAKKLTLRVLTLAHELQLDPDPEVEEIQDIVEAVLLDSPFFKTAKAYILYREQHAQIRQITTKANVDLVNHYIQKLDWKIKENSNMCYSLQGLNNYISSEVTSEYWLNSIYPPEIRQAHKNGDLHIHDLNLLSVYCVGWDLQDLLREGFKGVEGKVESAPPKHLRSALGQIVNFFYTLQGEAAGAQAISNFDTLLAPFVRYDGLDYDEVKQALQEFIFNINIPTRVGFQTPFTNITLDLNVSPLLKDQPVIIGGIEQAQTYGEFQPEMDLINKAFAEVMMDGDAKGRVFTFPIPTYNITADFDWNNPNLDMVWKMTGKYGIPYFSNFVNSDMAPEDARSMCCRLRLDNRELLKRGGGLFGANPLTGSIGVVTINLPRIGFASQSRGEFFKMLKEKVQLAAESLSIKRKVLELFTDKNLYPYSRFYLRHIKEGAGLYWKNHFSTIGIIGMNEACLNFLGEDISAEAGQQFSLEVMDYLRDLMSQIQEESGDIFNLEATPAEGTSYRLCMLDKKAFPGIVCANEDDFRNGAAPYYTNSSQLPVNYSEDIFQTLELQDHLQAKYTGGTVLHIFLGEHVSDIETIKNLIRKVTDNYRLPYFTLTPTFSVCPSHGYINGEQPACSVCDQETEVYSRVVGYLRPVKQWNNGKQAEYSDRKVYKVA
- a CDS encoding anaerobic ribonucleoside-triphosphate reductase activating protein translates to MFIGGLLKNTLIDYPGKLSCGIFLSGCNFDCPYCHNPDLVSGCSRRESEFDPGSVLRFIETRKGFLDGVVISGGEPTLQTDLYDLCRQIKKMGYPVKLDTNGSRPQVIERLIADGLVDYIAMDLKTDPVQYATYIQTSCNVNAILASIEIIMDSAVAYEFRTTCVKPIVTEPIIENICRLIKGARLYALQRFHESEMLHPEFFKEINYEYSDQELEQLKAVAAPHVKRCILRP
- a CDS encoding diacylglycerol kinase — protein: MKNGEETAVGHILKAVLYSWDGFKIAWTQEKAFRIETVVIAVFLPIGIWMGQTMVEWALLIGSSMLVLITELLNSAVENVVNRISTDHHILSKQAKDLGSAAAAVSQLTAVVIWGLIAYGRFFS
- a CDS encoding long-chain fatty acid--CoA ligase; protein product: MTASTWPAPNWPEGVPHEISGYEKPLFSVLDESADKYPDQVYTIFNDATRTFAQVQDTADRIAHFLTSRGIQKGDRVAIFLPNLPHYPAIFFGILKAGAVCVTCNPLYAANELNYQLKDAGAKVVFCMDHPRFYPTTVEAIEGTEVETVVLCGVKSYLPPIKALIGGLLGKIPKAGNYQSGHLFFDDVVAGAQPQPPAIDINPAEDLALIIYTGGTTGVPKGAALVHTNFTSNLMALDEWARFVHEPGKTPEKVRHGGFHTVLGVLPWYHVFGLTVAMLYACYIGGALICVPDPRAGKPPFTEVLKAVQKYKPTIMPAVPTVFVAFTNHTLLEKYDLSSFVGCFSGGAPLPPEVCKQFEEKTGAIIFEGYGLSETAPVATANPTNKEGRKIGSIGFPMPSTDIKILDIDTATQELPQGEDGEIAICGPQVMQGYWNRTEETKKVFREIDGKRYFLTGDIGHIDEDGYILVTDRKKDLIIVGGFNVYPRDVEDVLFQHPKVELAAVIGAPDETSGETVKAYIQLKPGQTATEDEILAFSKEKMAGYKRPKQVEFRQNLPVSNVGKVLRRVLREEESKKS